A stretch of DNA from Mycolicibacterium celeriflavum:
CGCCACGACCTGATTGTCGGTTGCCGCAGCCAGTTTCGGCCCGCCGGCGACCCGGATCACCACGTCGTCACGCCAGAGCCGGAAGTTCACCGGCTGCACCGCAGGCAACGCGTCCTCGGTGAAAACCAGCCGGCCCACCCGGACTCCTTGCAGCAGGTCCAGACACTGCCTGCGGTTGAGGGCCTCCAGCTGATGTCCCGTGGTCACCGCAATCATCCTCCTTGCACCAGAGCCAGGGTGCCGACGGGGGTGGCGCGCCAATGCCCGCTCAGGCAGGCCAGTCGGCTCACCGCCCGCTCGATGCCGTCGGCGAGCTCGTTGACGTCGGGTGCGGCGTCGTAGTCGCCGATGATGCCGAACGCGAGGTGGTCAGCGTAGCTCAGCATCGCGATGCCGGTCCGCAATTGCAGCGCCAGCGGCGGGATGGGCAGCAACCGGATCACCTCTCGGCCCATGAGCCGCAACCGTTTGCGGGGACCCGGGACATTCGTCGCCAACGTGACGACACCGCGCTGAGGGAGCCGGGTCAACGTTCGAACCGCCCACGCCGTGAGCGCATAGGGGATGGCGTTCGCGGCGGCGACGAAGATGCTCCCCGCCTCGCGTTGTCCGCTCGACTTGGTCCTGGTCAGCCGAGCGTGCACGGTCTGCAGCTGCTGAATCGGGTCGGCCTTGTCGACCGGGAGGTACGGCAGCATCACCGAGACGCGGTTGTCGGGCTTGTCGGCCGCATCGGTGGACCGCACCGACACCGGCACCAGGGTGCGCAGCGAGTTGCTGCGGGGCTGCTCGCCGCGACGCATCAGCATGGTGCGGAAGCTGTCGGTGATCGCTGCCAGCGCAACGTCGTTGACCGTGACATCGAAGCGTTCGCAGATCTGCGTCACGTCGCCCAGCGACACCTCGACCGAGGCGTAACGACGCATGTTCGTCACCGGCCCGGTCAGCGACGACGATGCGGCGGGCCGCAGCAGTCCGCCCGCGATTTCGACGGCCCCCTGCAGCGCCTGGCCGGCGGCGGACGTCACCCCTCGAGATGTCCGCCACGCCGAGGTCACCCAATCGATCGGGTTCAACGTCAGCGCGGGCAGCCGCAGTCCCCCCGCCGCCGGAGCATGCGCAGCGCGGATCGCCGTCGCGAACGTCTCGCCGCCGTGGTCATCGCAGAGGCCGGTGAGCAGATGGGTCGCTGCCACTCCGTCGGCGATGCAGTGGTGGATCTTCATCAGCATCGCCCACCGGTTGTAGGCCAGGCCGTCGACGATCCAGCATTCCCACAGGGGGCGGTCGCGGTCCAGTCGTCGCTCCATCACCTCGGCAGCCCAGCGGAACAACGCCGCATCGTCGCCCGGCCGCGGCAACGCCGCACGACGGATGTGATGGGAGATGTCGACGTCCGCGCCGTCCATCCACTCGGGGGCACCGAGATCGAGCGGATGCGTGCGCAGGGTCTGCCTGAAGCGCGGCACCGC
This window harbors:
- a CDS encoding WS/DGAT/MGAT family O-acyltransferase — translated: MEQLTTLDAGFLQAEDSDPHVSLAIGAIAVLAGPMPDFDSLASGLAERLMAVPRFRQTLRTHPLDLGAPEWMDGADVDISHHIRRAALPRPGDDAALFRWAAEVMERRLDRDRPLWECWIVDGLAYNRWAMLMKIHHCIADGVAATHLLTGLCDDHGGETFATAIRAAHAPAAGGLRLPALTLNPIDWVTSAWRTSRGVTSAAGQALQGAVEIAGGLLRPAASSSLTGPVTNMRRYASVEVSLGDVTQICERFDVTVNDVALAAITDSFRTMLMRRGEQPRSNSLRTLVPVSVRSTDAADKPDNRVSVMLPYLPVDKADPIQQLQTVHARLTRTKSSGQREAGSIFVAAANAIPYALTAWAVRTLTRLPQRGVVTLATNVPGPRKRLRLMGREVIRLLPIPPLALQLRTGIAMLSYADHLAFGIIGDYDAAPDVNELADGIERAVSRLACLSGHWRATPVGTLALVQGG